A genomic segment from Thermodesulfobacteriota bacterium encodes:
- a CDS encoding NTP transferase domain-containing protein translates to MVAKGLASVLVKEGTSFKFIILAAGKGTRMKSSRAKVLHEIMDRPMLAYVLDTAERVESSGIYVIVGYQSKAVEAAFVGRSIKFILQHEQLGTGHAVLCAASELSGYSGDVVILCGDVPFLRPETVRGLIQQHIAREAALSVLTTIVDDPGHYGRVIKDGKGNILKIAEDKDATPDEKLICEVNTGIYCAKFPVLIDALRRAGRDNVQGEYYLTDAVHLIKEMGHRVISVITDRQDEVMGINSMAELARAEEMMRRGSNAT, encoded by the coding sequence ATGGTTGCGAAAGGTTTAGCTTCTGTGCTTGTTAAGGAAGGGACGTCATTTAAGTTCATAATCCTTGCCGCAGGCAAAGGAACGCGCATGAAATCGTCCCGGGCCAAGGTGTTACACGAGATTATGGACCGGCCGATGTTGGCCTATGTATTGGACACGGCCGAACGGGTTGAGTCTTCAGGTATATATGTAATTGTCGGATATCAGAGCAAGGCCGTAGAGGCGGCTTTTGTTGGTCGGTCGATTAAGTTTATCTTACAGCACGAGCAATTAGGAACCGGGCATGCGGTGTTATGCGCAGCTAGTGAGCTTTCCGGTTATAGTGGAGACGTGGTTATTCTCTGTGGCGATGTGCCGTTTTTGAGGCCGGAGACAGTGAGGGGGCTTATACAACAACATATAGCCCGGGAAGCGGCATTATCTGTCCTGACGACGATTGTAGATGACCCCGGGCATTATGGCCGGGTGATCAAGGACGGCAAGGGTAATATCTTAAAGATCGCTGAAGATAAAGATGCTACGCCGGATGAGAAATTGATATGTGAAGTGAATACCGGAATATATTGCGCTAAATTTCCAGTGCTTATCGATGCCCTGAGAAGGGCAGGAAGAGATAATGTGCAGGGAGAATATTATTTAACCGACGCTGTGCACCTGATCAAAGAGATGGGCCACAGGGTTATCAGCGTTATTACGGATCGGCAGGATGAGGTTATGGGGATAAACAGCATGGCAGAGCTGGCCAGGGCGGAAGAGATGATGCGAAGAGGAAGTAACGCAACATAG
- the rnr gene encoding ribonuclease R — protein MPRRITRETNQKSAGAGEKTIQREDILAAMRKSGRPLFMRDILHILSPAPRDKKLVKDMIIRMGEAGDLILLKEGRYGLPERMNLVTGRLQINPGGFGFVIPEAKDIEDVFIPGREIKDAIHGDRIIVRLEHGLRGRRPEGRVIRILERKAKYIVGAFTRGRGASYVIPEDERFPFEVVISSRETAGARSDEVVVAEITNFPPGRRNPEGRIIKVLGDPDDIAVQTQMVIFKRGLIQDFSPEAEEQARRLPSEVTSKMVRGREDLRGILTVTIDGEQAKDFDDAVSIEKDRQGYNLYVSIADISHYVPAGSPLDEDAYKRGNSVYFPNFVVPMFPPILSDYLGSLRPQVERLAFTVFLHFDRQGKMRERRFYKSAIRSDARLTYTEVKGILVDKDRSLRQKYRPLVKSLEWMAELSQKIAGNRRQRGSIDFDLPEPAVILGVQGTLEDIVRRERNLAHQIIEEFMIAANEAVAEHISERDIPCLYRIHEEPEAAKVHNFLNFAYSLGLPITFPEKMTPHWFQQVLGLVEGAPGEYVVNTLLLRSMKQAVYAAENRGHFGLASAHYTHFTSPIRRYADLIVHRILHYALEGNPGPLYTLEQLSEIGQYISTQERLAMEAEREMVDRLRTRFMADKVGEEYDGIISAVTAFGFFVELREIFVEGVVRLVDLADDYYYYEEKHHRLVGRRKKQIFQIGDFVRVQVARVDISRRHINLILVMKYTSRGISDLRKSKK, from the coding sequence ATGCCCAGAAGAATAACCAGAGAAACGAATCAAAAATCCGCCGGGGCGGGAGAAAAAACAATCCAGCGTGAGGATATACTGGCCGCCATGCGCAAATCAGGGCGGCCTCTTTTTATGCGTGATATTTTGCATATTTTAAGCCCTGCGCCACGGGACAAAAAGTTGGTAAAGGACATGATAATCCGGATGGGGGAAGCCGGTGATCTTATACTGCTTAAAGAGGGCCGCTATGGTCTCCCGGAACGTATGAACCTGGTTACGGGACGTCTGCAGATCAACCCGGGTGGTTTTGGCTTTGTGATCCCGGAAGCAAAAGATATAGAAGACGTATTTATACCGGGACGGGAGATAAAGGATGCCATCCACGGCGATCGGATTATAGTACGCCTGGAACATGGCCTGAGAGGCCGCCGGCCGGAGGGGAGAGTCATACGTATCCTGGAGAGGAAAGCCAAATATATCGTTGGGGCCTTCACCAGGGGACGGGGAGCCTCCTACGTAATACCTGAGGATGAACGATTTCCGTTTGAAGTTGTCATCTCTTCCCGGGAGACCGCCGGCGCCCGTTCGGATGAGGTGGTGGTAGCGGAGATAACGAATTTCCCTCCAGGAAGGCGAAACCCTGAAGGCCGGATAATAAAAGTGCTTGGCGACCCGGATGATATAGCCGTACAGACGCAGATGGTCATTTTCAAGCGCGGCCTTATTCAGGACTTCAGCCCTGAGGCAGAGGAGCAGGCGCGGCGTCTGCCTTCCGAGGTTACATCCAAAATGGTAAGGGGCCGGGAGGACCTGCGGGGTATCCTTACCGTGACCATTGATGGAGAGCAGGCCAAAGATTTTGACGATGCTGTATCTATAGAGAAGGATCGCCAGGGTTATAATCTCTATGTCTCCATTGCCGATATCAGCCATTATGTGCCGGCAGGAAGTCCTTTGGACGAAGATGCCTATAAGCGTGGCAACAGTGTCTATTTCCCTAATTTTGTCGTTCCCATGTTTCCGCCCATCCTTTCAGACTATTTAGGCAGCTTAAGGCCCCAGGTGGAGCGACTGGCCTTTACCGTCTTTCTGCATTTTGACCGCCAGGGGAAGATGAGGGAACGCCGTTTTTATAAGAGTGCCATCCGGAGTGACGCCCGTTTAACCTATACAGAGGTCAAAGGCATCCTGGTGGATAAGGACAGGAGCCTGCGCCAGAAATACAGGCCGCTGGTTAAATCATTGGAATGGATGGCTGAGTTGAGTCAGAAAATCGCCGGGAATAGACGACAGCGCGGCAGTATAGATTTTGATCTCCCTGAACCGGCCGTAATACTTGGCGTGCAAGGAACCTTAGAGGACATTGTGCGCCGGGAAAGAAACCTGGCCCACCAGATCATAGAGGAATTTATGATAGCGGCCAACGAGGCCGTGGCCGAGCATATCTCCGAGAGAGATATCCCTTGTCTCTATCGCATACACGAGGAGCCCGAGGCAGCAAAAGTTCACAATTTTCTCAATTTTGCCTATTCTCTGGGGTTGCCTATTACGTTTCCAGAAAAGATGACCCCGCACTGGTTTCAACAGGTGCTCGGTCTGGTGGAAGGCGCGCCGGGCGAATATGTGGTTAACACGCTACTCCTGCGTTCCATGAAACAGGCGGTTTATGCGGCTGAGAACCGCGGGCATTTTGGTTTAGCCTCAGCCCACTACACCCATTTTACCTCTCCCATTCGCCGCTATGCCGACTTGATTGTACACCGCATCTTACACTATGCGCTGGAAGGTAATCCCGGGCCGCTTTATACCTTAGAACAACTATCCGAGATAGGCCAGTATATTTCAACGCAGGAACGTCTGGCCATGGAGGCGGAACGCGAGATGGTGGATCGCCTGCGTACCCGGTTTATGGCGGATAAAGTCGGAGAGGAGTATGACGGCATCATCTCGGCGGTTACGGCCTTTGGATTTTTTGTAGAACTGCGGGAGATTTTTGTGGAGGGTGTGGTACGCCTCGTGGACCTGGCCGATGATTACTATTATTACGAAGAAAAACACCATCGTCTGGTGGGTAGAAGAAAAAAACAGATTTTCCAGATAGGGGACTTTGTCCGAGTCCAGGTAGCCAGAGTCGATATCTCACGCCGGCATATCAATCTTATTCTGGTTATGAAGTACACATCCAGGGGAATTTCTGACCTGAGGAAATCAAAAAAGTAG
- a CDS encoding TrmJ/YjtD family RNA methyltransferase, whose amino-acid sequence MTKTIKANLANLAIILHKPRYPENIGAAARCALNMGISKIVAVSPANPDREKMLKMATHEAAGLIENMEIYDNLAAALAPFQYIAGTTARLGRHRQALETPRELAGRIVDLSQNNRVALLFGPENTGLSNEDLKYCHIVTTIPTANFASLNLAQAVMIVCYEILMARMEATSRDRITPHLATSAEQEGMYADLQEALLTIGFLKSGEQEYGLNQVRIFLSRVKLLSRETQLIRGLCRQLKWFKGSIQQSAVSDQQGK is encoded by the coding sequence ATGACTAAAACCATTAAGGCTAATCTTGCCAACTTGGCCATTATTCTGCACAAGCCACGTTATCCGGAGAATATCGGGGCGGCAGCGCGCTGTGCCTTGAACATGGGCATCTCTAAGATAGTGGCGGTGAGCCCGGCCAATCCGGATAGAGAAAAAATGCTTAAGATGGCTACGCATGAAGCGGCGGGCCTGATTGAAAATATGGAGATATATGATAACCTGGCCGCGGCCCTGGCCCCTTTTCAATATATAGCCGGCACTACGGCCAGGCTAGGCAGGCATCGGCAGGCCCTAGAGACGCCGCGGGAACTGGCCGGTCGTATCGTGGACCTTTCTCAAAATAACCGCGTAGCCCTCCTTTTTGGCCCGGAGAATACGGGCCTGAGCAACGAGGATCTGAAATACTGTCATATTGTGACCACCATACCTACAGCCAATTTTGCTTCGCTTAACCTGGCCCAGGCCGTCATGATTGTATGTTACGAGATACTCATGGCCCGTATGGAAGCCACTTCTCGGGATCGTATTACACCGCATCTGGCGACTTCTGCAGAGCAGGAGGGGATGTATGCGGATCTGCAGGAGGCGCTGCTCACGATTGGTTTTCTTAAATCTGGGGAGCAGGAGTATGGTCTTAATCAAGTGCGGATATTTCTTTCCCGCGTCAAACTTCTCTCGCGGGAGACCCAACTCATCCGCGGCCTCTGCCGGCAGCTTAAATGGTTTAAAGGCAGCATTCAGCAGTCAGCTGTCAGCGATCAGCAAGGCAAGTAA
- a CDS encoding tetratricopeptide repeat protein, whose protein sequence is MRHYLLVIACILLMLPGISSCAGAPPKPIELEKEKALDYANEGIHWFKKGCYSRALSLFEDSLRINQSTDNLPGMAYDYNNIGMLALNTGKLNEARDFFTLAARIQRNLDNEAGLSLSLSNLAAVDLKAKNPDQAERHLEEAYQAATRGKDKLQQAFVLNLMGHLYWQKGLLPMANDYVSKAIAIYEAGDNKSGMASACHNLGLIRMSEGNYMEAQTLWGKALELDQETLDYPGIAADLEMLAKSSLNQERWSEAAEYAWRAFNVCYNIGHKEKASLVLEILKRADEAGNLKSPIADLEAKFQEMTSPEFDLPCR, encoded by the coding sequence ATGCGCCATTATCTCCTGGTAATAGCCTGCATCCTGCTAATGTTACCCGGCATCTCAAGTTGTGCAGGCGCGCCGCCGAAGCCTATAGAATTAGAAAAAGAAAAGGCATTGGATTATGCTAATGAGGGGATACACTGGTTTAAAAAAGGCTGTTATAGCCGGGCCTTGTCCTTATTTGAAGATTCCTTGCGAATTAACCAGTCCACAGACAACCTTCCCGGCATGGCTTATGACTATAACAATATCGGCATGCTGGCCCTGAATACCGGCAAGCTCAATGAGGCCAGAGATTTTTTTACCCTGGCCGCCCGCATTCAGCGTAATCTGGATAACGAAGCAGGACTATCTCTCAGTCTCAGTAATCTGGCTGCGGTTGACCTGAAGGCAAAAAATCCAGACCAGGCCGAAAGACATCTGGAAGAGGCGTATCAGGCGGCAACGCGCGGTAAGGATAAACTCCAGCAGGCCTTTGTTCTCAATCTTATGGGACACCTATATTGGCAAAAAGGTCTTCTTCCCATGGCGAATGATTATGTATCGAAAGCCATAGCCATCTATGAAGCCGGGGATAATAAATCCGGTATGGCTTCAGCCTGCCATAATCTGGGCCTTATACGCATGTCTGAGGGAAATTATATGGAGGCCCAAACCCTATGGGGAAAGGCCCTGGAACTTGACCAGGAAACCCTCGATTATCCCGGCATCGCTGCCGATCTGGAGATGCTGGCCAAATCAAGTCTAAACCAGGAAAGGTGGTCTGAGGCCGCTGAATACGCCTGGAGGGCCTTCAACGTCTGTTATAATATCGGACACAAGGAAAAGGCCTCGCTTGTGCTTGAAATACTAAAAAGGGCCGATGAAGCCGGAAATCTCAAATCTCCTATAGCCGACCTTGAAGCAAAATTTCAGGAGATGACATCTCCTGAATTCGATCTGCCCTGTAGATAG
- a CDS encoding MlaD family protein: MEMKFSTMEKMVGALLILTIIVVTGSIIVISRGKAWFRDYGVYHIVFNEGYNLKEGATVKLFNTDVGYVTSLEITPQNKVGVTIKILKEHSKLIRRDSVAVVASPTFIGSEYISISAGSPESPLIPEEGTIPSKRRKSLGDYAEEFHLEEKFNALTRILYSLEETMDQLKDPEGPLLGTLWDLRAITNDIKRGQGLGNILVKNDLYERLDRQMAHLEVILANAEKTSQGVEQAARVLPEAMQELRKILQDIKTASRDAPAIAQGARENLQKLDQILESAKRSPLIKGGIPQKEKGIIQPDTRGVR; this comes from the coding sequence ATGGAAATGAAGTTTAGCACAATGGAAAAGATGGTGGGCGCCTTGCTCATCCTTACCATCATCGTAGTAACCGGAAGCATAATCGTCATCAGCCGCGGTAAGGCCTGGTTCAGGGATTATGGCGTATATCATATTGTCTTTAATGAGGGCTATAACCTCAAGGAAGGGGCCACCGTCAAGCTATTTAATACTGATGTAGGGTATGTGACTTCGCTGGAGATTACCCCGCAAAACAAGGTAGGAGTCACCATCAAAATCCTGAAGGAACACTCAAAATTGATCAGGCGGGACTCGGTAGCGGTCGTAGCCAGTCCCACCTTCATTGGCAGCGAATATATATCCATATCCGCCGGTTCGCCGGAGTCACCTCTTATACCTGAAGAGGGAACCATCCCCTCCAAGAGGAGGAAATCTCTCGGTGATTATGCTGAAGAGTTTCACCTGGAAGAAAAATTTAATGCCCTTACCCGGATACTATACAGTCTCGAGGAGACTATGGATCAGCTTAAAGACCCGGAAGGCCCGCTATTGGGTACACTATGGGACCTGCGGGCCATAACCAATGACATAAAAAGGGGACAGGGGCTGGGGAATATACTGGTAAAAAATGACCTTTATGAGAGACTGGACCGGCAAATGGCCCACCTGGAGGTTATATTGGCTAACGCCGAGAAGACATCGCAAGGCGTAGAGCAGGCCGCCCGGGTCCTGCCGGAAGCCATGCAAGAGCTGAGAAAAATCCTGCAGGATATAAAGACCGCCAGCCGTGATGCGCCGGCCATTGCCCAGGGAGCGCGTGAGAATTTGCAGAAACTGGACCAGATACTGGAGTCAGCCAAACGTAGTCCGCTCATTAAAGGCGGCATCCCCCAAAAAGAAAAGGGAATTATTCAGCCGGATACAAGGGGGGTAAGATAA
- a CDS encoding ATP-binding cassette domain-containing protein: MAAIRLQINNIWYKENGKTILQEVNLAVPYGEGIGLCDPTGLSGAELLQICATLLEPTQGEIYLEGTPVPFDREIDLLPLRRKIAYVAEDTALISNLTLLQNVSLGWAYHENKSLQDVWEEGERLLTYFQVNDYKDLHPTEVNAEIFKRAVCARELSKKPILILLDRIINTLSTEGQALLISYVGKCLREMGSSLLVASTSAASFASLSALISRSYTLEEGRIVELNPE, translated from the coding sequence ATGGCCGCAATTCGCCTTCAGATAAATAATATATGGTACAAAGAAAATGGGAAAACCATATTACAGGAAGTTAACCTGGCCGTACCATATGGCGAAGGGATAGGTCTCTGTGACCCAACCGGCCTGTCCGGCGCTGAGTTGCTCCAGATATGCGCCACCTTGCTGGAACCAACGCAGGGAGAAATTTACCTGGAGGGAACACCCGTGCCTTTTGACAGGGAAATAGACCTTCTTCCCCTGCGCCGAAAGATTGCCTACGTAGCCGAGGATACGGCCTTAATAAGCAATCTTACCTTATTGCAAAACGTATCTCTGGGCTGGGCCTACCACGAAAACAAATCACTGCAGGATGTCTGGGAAGAAGGAGAAAGGCTCTTAACCTATTTCCAGGTCAATGATTATAAAGACCTGCATCCCACAGAGGTTAATGCGGAGATATTTAAACGGGCAGTATGCGCCCGGGAGTTGTCCAAGAAACCTATCCTGATACTACTGGACAGAATAATTAATACTCTTTCTACAGAAGGACAGGCCCTGCTTATATCCTATGTAGGAAAATGCCTGCGGGAGATGGGCAGCTCCCTGCTGGTCGCCTCCACAAGCGCTGCCTCATTCGCCTCCCTGTCCGCACTCATTAGTCGCTCATATACCCTGGAAGAGGGAAGAATTGTGGAGTTAAATCCTGAGTAA
- a CDS encoding ABC transporter permease codes for MGGYQGNTSGLSPGWLLGCLGRSIVERIRNLSNVMGLLTRLIYIFFKERKIGQRLIRQTTIQQIYFTGVQSLGIISLVALVFGFLVIVQSLGQLTRVGSEEFLGTLLVAVVIREIGPLMTMLVVILRSGMSMSVEIGYMHVLKEMRALRMLGIDPLHLVVLPRALGVILAIICLFIWFDAVAITGGYLFAWIFTGTPFSVLLPSFYRAITGFDVIIGFVKALFFGLIISLVFAYQGGLAKKAITEVPQVTARAAVQCLVYCFVLNVLISTFFYL; via the coding sequence ATGGGAGGGTATCAAGGCAACACATCCGGACTATCTCCTGGGTGGCTCCTTGGCTGCCTCGGCCGCAGTATAGTAGAAAGAATCCGGAATTTAAGCAATGTTATGGGCCTTCTCACCCGCCTCATCTATATTTTCTTCAAGGAACGTAAGATAGGACAACGTCTTATCAGACAGACTACCATACAACAAATATATTTTACAGGGGTTCAGTCTCTAGGTATCATAAGCCTCGTGGCCCTTGTTTTCGGTTTTTTGGTTATCGTTCAATCTCTGGGTCAACTGACCAGGGTCGGTAGTGAAGAGTTCCTGGGCACATTACTCGTAGCCGTAGTTATACGGGAAATTGGGCCGCTGATGACCATGCTGGTCGTCATACTTCGCTCCGGGATGTCCATGTCGGTAGAGATAGGTTACATGCATGTCCTTAAAGAAATGCGCGCGCTCCGTATGCTGGGGATAGACCCTCTGCACCTTGTGGTTCTGCCCCGTGCGTTGGGAGTAATACTGGCCATCATCTGCCTTTTTATCTGGTTTGACGCCGTAGCTATTACCGGGGGATACTTATTCGCCTGGATATTCACAGGAACGCCATTTTCTGTCTTACTTCCTTCATTTTATCGGGCCATTACAGGGTTTGATGTCATTATAGGCTTTGTTAAGGCCCTTTTCTTCGGCCTCATTATATCTCTGGTCTTTGCTTACCAGGGCGGTCTGGCTAAAAAGGCTATCACAGAAGTGCCCCAGGTCACCGCCCGGGCCGCCGTACAGTGTCTGGTGTATTGTTTTGTCCTGAACGTCCTCATATCCACTTTTTTTTACCTGTGA
- a CDS encoding AAA family ATPase has product MAKKFKEASISELRRTCDPETLGFTTTDEVLTLKNGVIGQERAVNALKFGIKMSDLEYNVYMAGAPNTGMSYIVKSFLEDIADKQDVPPDCCYVHNFKEPDKPIAIELPVGEGKEFQKDMEELIENLKMQISEVFGSEYYLTRKEEIVKGFNARRAKIFEELEERARQEGFALNVDQGGMMVIPAKEDGTPLAQEDIKALSDGQRAGLRAKSEALQKEMNIAAHKIQQMEKEFRAELKGLDRDVTLQAVGHFIDDLKEKYRSHPAVVTYLQDVQDDVIKHIDDFKQKAAPAGPFPIASPAPSFTRYEVNVLIDNSKLKGAPVVYCTNPNYPNLFGTIEYKAQFGALFTDFTMIKPGALHQANGGYLIIKVLDLLKWFFSYEALKRTIKNKEIRIEGLAEQFGYITTKTLKPEPVPLRVKTILIGDPYIYYLLYNYDETFRELFKVKAHLDVEMDNQPAKLEQFISCLKTMVYKQNLRPLHKTGVARLVEYSSELSGDKNKLTLELAEIYDIVKEAHFWATEDKKDYITADHVEKAIAEKRFRSNLYEEKIQEAIAKGTIKIQTDGRISGQVNGLSVYDLGDYTFGRPTRITANVSIGKEGVVTIDREAELSGRIHTKGVMILGGYLKEKFAHDKPLTLSATLCFEQSYGMVEGDSASGAELFALLSSLADVPIYQGIAVTGAVSQKGEILPVGGVTRKVEGFYEVCKALGLTGEQGVIIPERNVKDLMLRKDVVEAVREGKFYIYPISTVEEGIEILTGIEAGKRKEDGTYNEETVFCRVDQNLKKMAEHVKAFMKEEK; this is encoded by the coding sequence ATGGCGAAAAAATTCAAAGAAGCATCTATCTCTGAGTTGAGAAGGACCTGTGATCCGGAGACCCTTGGGTTTACCACCACAGACGAAGTGCTTACCCTGAAAAATGGCGTTATAGGCCAGGAACGCGCGGTTAATGCCCTGAAGTTCGGCATTAAGATGTCAGACCTGGAATATAATGTTTATATGGCCGGCGCTCCGAATACGGGCATGAGCTACATCGTCAAATCCTTTCTGGAAGATATAGCCGACAAACAGGATGTGCCTCCCGATTGTTGTTATGTGCATAATTTCAAGGAACCGGACAAGCCGATAGCTATAGAACTTCCGGTAGGCGAGGGCAAAGAATTTCAGAAGGACATGGAAGAACTCATCGAAAATCTCAAGATGCAGATTTCTGAGGTCTTTGGAAGTGAATACTATCTGACGCGCAAAGAAGAGATTGTTAAGGGATTTAACGCCCGCCGGGCAAAAATCTTTGAAGAACTGGAAGAACGAGCCAGGCAGGAAGGGTTTGCCCTGAATGTAGATCAAGGCGGTATGATGGTCATCCCGGCCAAAGAAGATGGGACACCCCTCGCGCAGGAGGATATCAAGGCCCTTTCTGACGGGCAGAGGGCCGGGCTCCGGGCTAAAAGCGAGGCCCTGCAAAAAGAGATGAACATTGCCGCTCACAAGATACAACAGATGGAAAAGGAATTTCGCGCCGAGTTAAAGGGGTTAGATAGAGACGTAACCCTCCAGGCCGTAGGCCATTTTATCGATGACCTCAAAGAAAAATACAGATCGCATCCGGCCGTAGTCACCTACCTGCAGGATGTACAGGATGACGTGATTAAGCATATAGATGACTTTAAACAAAAGGCCGCGCCTGCCGGGCCGTTCCCGATAGCTTCTCCCGCCCCGTCATTTACGCGCTATGAGGTCAATGTGCTCATAGATAATTCGAAACTTAAGGGGGCCCCGGTGGTCTATTGCACCAATCCCAACTATCCGAACCTCTTCGGGACCATAGAATACAAGGCCCAATTCGGCGCCCTTTTCACCGACTTCACCATGATCAAGCCCGGCGCCCTGCACCAGGCCAATGGCGGGTATTTAATTATCAAGGTGCTGGATCTTTTGAAGTGGTTTTTTTCCTATGAGGCGCTGAAAAGGACTATAAAAAATAAGGAAATACGCATCGAGGGTCTCGCCGAACAATTTGGTTACATCACAACCAAAACCCTCAAGCCGGAACCTGTCCCGCTGCGGGTAAAAACCATCCTCATCGGTGATCCATATATCTACTACCTACTCTACAATTATGACGAGACCTTCCGAGAACTGTTTAAGGTCAAGGCCCATCTTGACGTGGAAATGGACAATCAACCAGCCAAGCTGGAGCAGTTTATAAGCTGCTTAAAGACCATGGTTTATAAACAAAATCTCAGGCCCTTGCATAAAACCGGCGTGGCCCGCCTCGTCGAATACAGCTCGGAACTGTCCGGCGACAAGAACAAGCTGACCCTGGAGCTTGCAGAGATCTATGACATAGTCAAGGAAGCCCACTTCTGGGCCACTGAGGATAAAAAAGATTATATCACGGCCGACCACGTCGAAAAAGCCATCGCTGAGAAGAGATTTCGCTCCAATCTCTATGAAGAAAAAATACAAGAAGCCATAGCCAAAGGAACCATAAAGATCCAGACTGACGGCCGTATAAGCGGACAAGTAAACGGACTTTCAGTATATGACCTTGGCGATTATACGTTCGGAAGGCCGACCCGTATTACCGCTAATGTCTCCATCGGTAAGGAAGGTGTCGTAACCATTGACCGCGAAGCCGAGCTGAGCGGGCGTATCCATACCAAAGGAGTTATGATCCTCGGTGGATACCTGAAAGAAAAATTTGCCCATGACAAACCATTGACTTTATCCGCCACGCTATGTTTTGAGCAAAGCTATGGCATGGTCGAGGGCGATTCTGCATCCGGGGCAGAACTCTTTGCCTTGCTGTCCAGCCTGGCGGATGTTCCGATCTATCAAGGAATAGCCGTCACCGGAGCGGTAAGCCAAAAAGGGGAAATTCTGCCCGTCGGCGGAGTTACACGAAAAGTCGAAGGTTTTTATGAAGTGTGCAAAGCCCTGGGCCTGACCGGCGAACAGGGGGTAATTATTCCGGAACGAAATGTAAAAGATTTGATGCTACGCAAAGACGTGGTGGAGGCAGTCCGGGAGGGCAAATTCTATATCTATCCCATTTCCACAGTGGAAGAAGGCATCGAGATCCTTACCGGCATCGAAGCCGGCAAGCGGAAAGAAGACGGGACCTATAACGAGGAAACTGTCTTCTGCCGGGTGGATCAAAATCTAAAGAAAATGGCCGAACATGTAAAGGCCTTCATGAAGGAAGAAAAATAA
- a CDS encoding aldolase, which produces MEELIKYGKKMVAQRLAHSHFGNVSKRIGDRILISTTGSMLDELEGQIVEVFLSGPSSLDMIASTELVVHREIYKETSALAVLHGHSEFAVVLSLLYPAGTELRPEDSESVYLLHEIPIVQGGVGSRGLAQSAAAALCDHKAVLVRGHGVFARGNTVDEAFVVLSSVEHSCQVKYFTDLWNKKW; this is translated from the coding sequence ATGGAAGAGTTAATCAAATACGGAAAGAAAATGGTCGCCCAAAGGCTGGCACATTCGCATTTCGGTAACGTCAGTAAGCGTATCGGGGACCGGATACTGATAAGCACGACCGGGAGCATGCTTGACGAACTGGAAGGCCAGATTGTGGAGGTTTTCCTTTCCGGGCCATCTTCACTGGATATGATAGCCTCAACAGAACTAGTTGTGCATAGAGAAATCTATAAAGAAACTTCCGCTCTAGCTGTCTTACATGGCCACTCTGAATTCGCTGTAGTCCTGTCTCTCTTATATCCGGCCGGAACCGAGCTGCGCCCCGAGGATTCAGAAAGCGTTTATCTACTCCACGAAATACCTATTGTTCAGGGAGGCGTAGGGTCCAGAGGTCTGGCCCAAAGTGCAGCCGCGGCCCTGTGCGATCACAAAGCCGTTCTGGTCAGAGGACACGGCGTCTTTGCCCGGGGAAACACGGTCGATGAGGCATTTGTGGTTCTTTCGTCTGTAGAGCATAGCTGCCAGGTCAAGTATTTTACGGACCTGTGGAACAAAAAGTGGTAG